A genomic window from Denticeps clupeoides chromosome 11, fDenClu1.1, whole genome shotgun sequence includes:
- the naaladl1 gene encoding aminopeptidase NAALADL1, which produces MKKLLLFGLGGCALFTVGILIGHFAIQQSDTDTSPVWVPEISQDVDESFIEKFIAEVDNMEIERNLKELTKVPHMATTKGDEETVQYVLKRWQDPTSGLDQAWREEYLVHLSFPDKNQKNSVKVVNLDATLLLVTEREKNYTSDQNDPEVVQPYAAYSPAGHAKGKLIYANQGKTSDYEHLNNTLNLTGTIAIVRYGGAGRGAKAINAAPFGVIGVLVYTDPGDINDGLMSDLNETYPHSWYLPPSGVERGSYNSQFGDLLTPYLAAKQDTYRIPKETITGLPPIPTQPIGFEDAFKLICELGGEPSPESWHGGFNCTYNVGGPGFRASSIFNNSDVKMDIYNKEELKNSSNVMGVIRGSVEPDRYVIYGNHRDSWVHGAIDPSSGTAVMLEITRVLGKMVKEGKWRPRRSIIFGSWGAEEFGLIGSAEYTEEYYTKLFERSVAYINVDISVFGNATLQASGSPSTQSVLFTASKQVKTPGHNSASVYDNWLQYFNRSSPTYGLIPNVGHLTGAGSDYAAFIHFLGITSMDISYTYDRSKTKARIYPAYHTAYDTFDYASKFIDPGFTSHQTVARTAGNVLLRLADSLLLPFNCSDYAESLEQYLQVALDNFQEELSKHGISMDPLKSAVLKFRLAATNLDRVIHQSDFAKETPYKIRRINDQLMLLDRAFLDPMAFPDKYAYRHVIWASRSSGLATFPGLADAFEGAKNSGLKQDWSKAHKHLSIVAQAIAGAASTLEEVI; this is translated from the exons ATGAAGAAGCTGCTATTGTTTGGGCTTGGCGGGTGTGCACTGTTTACGGTGGGCATTCTGATCGGACACTTCGCCATCCAGCAAAGCGACACAGACACAAGTCCTGTCTGGGTTCCAGAAATTTCCCAGGATGTGGACGAAAGCTTTATTGAGAAGTTTATTGCTGAGGTGGACAACATGGAGATCGAAAGAAATCTCAA AGAGTTGACTAAAGTTCCCCACATGGCCACAACTAAAGGGGATGAAGAGACAGTTCAGTATGTGCTGAAGAGGTGGCAGGATCCCACCAGTGGCCTGGACCAAGCCTGGAGAGAAGAGTATTTGGTGCATCTGTCTTTCCCAGACAAAAACCAGAAAAACAGTGTCAAAGTGG tCAATTTAGACGCCACCCTGTTATTGGTGACTGAAAGGGAAAAGAATTATACGTCAGACCAGAACGACCCAGAGGTGGTCCAGCCATATGCGGCGTACAGTCCTGCTGGTCATGCCAAG GGTAAACTCATTTATGCAAATCAGGGTAAAACTAGTGACTATGAGCACCTGAACAACACACTGAACCTCACAGGAACTATTGCTATTGTCCGATATGGTGGAGCTGGAAGAGGGGCCAAA GCCATCAATGCCGCTCCATTTGGAGTCATTGGGGTTTTAGTCTACACAGATCCTGGAGACATCAACGATGGCTTGATGTCGGACCTGAACGAGACATACCCGCACTCGTGGTACCTCCCGCCTTCAGGAGTTGAGAGAGGGTCCTACAACTCGCAATTTGGAGACTTGTTAACACCCTACTTAGCAGCTAAac AAGACACATACAGAATTCCAAAGGAAACCATTACAGGGCTTCCTCCGATTCCAACTCAACCAATAGGGTTTGAGGATGCTTTCAAGTTAATCTG TGAGCTTGGAGGTGAACCATCTCCTGAATCCTGGCATGGAGGATTCAACTGTACATATAACGTGGGAGGTCCAGGGTTCAGGGCATCATCAATATTCAACAACAG TGATGTCAAgatggacatttacaacaaGGAAGAGCTTAAAAATTCTTCAAATGTAATGGGCGTAATCCGGGGGAGTGTGGAACCAG ACAGGTATGTCATCTATGGAAACCACCGGGACAGCTGGGTGCATGGAGCCATAGACCCCAGCAGTGGCACAGCGGTCATGCTGGAAATCACACGAGTTCTTGGAAAGATGGTGAAAGAGG GAAAATGGAGACCGCGCAGGTCCATCATCTTTGGAAGCTGGGGAGCTGAGGAGTTTGGGCTGATTGGATCTGCAGAATACACAGAG GAGTACTATACCAAGCTGTTTGAACGCAGTGTGGCCTACATTAACGTAGACATCTCAGTATTTG gaAATGCCACACTCCAGGCTTCTGGATCACCTTCGACCCAAAGTGTCCTTTTCACAGCTTCGAAACAG GTAAAGACACCGGGACATAATTCAGCATCAGTCTATGACAACTGGCTGCAATATTTCAACAGAAGCAGTCCCACCTATGGTCTTATTCCAAA TGTAGGACACCTGACAGGGGCAGGAAGTGACTATGCTGCCTTTATTCACTTTCTGGGAATTACCTCAATGGACATATCGTATACTTACGACAGG AGCAAAACCAAAGCACGTATCTACCCAGCTTATCACACAGCTTATGACACGTTTGACTATGCATCGAAGTTCATTGATCCAG GATTCACCAGCCATCAAACAGTGGCGAGGACAGCTGGAAATGTGCTGCTGCGCTTAGCTGATAGCCTTTTGCTGCCCTTTAACTGCAGCGATTATGCTGAGAGTCTTGAACAATATCTTCAAGTGGCACTGGACAATTTCCAAGAAGAGCTGTCTAAGCACGGCATCTCTATGG atcCCTTAAAGAGTGCTGTTTTAAAATTTCGATTAGCAGCGACTAATCTGGACCGTGTGATTCATCAGTCTGACTTTGCAAAAGAAAC GCCTTATAAGATTCGCAGGATTAATGACCAACTCATGCTTCTTGACCGCGCTTTCTTGGATCCTATGGCATTCCCAGACAAATATGCATACAG GCACGTGATTTGGGCATCAAGGTCCTCAGGACTGGCAACCTTCCCAGGGCTGGCAGATGCATTTGAGGGTGCCAAGAACTCTGGACTCAAACAAGACTGGAGTAAAGCACACAAGCACCTGTCCATTGTGGCACAAGCCATCGCTGGAGCTGCCAGCACTTTAGAAGAAGTCATTTAA